DNA from Methanomassiliicoccus luminyensis B10:
AGGTGATGCCCCCGATCACTATGGAGGTGGGCCGCGGCGTCACGCTGGTCTGCCACAATGACAAGGTGCGCGAACCGGACAAGGCGGCGGTCCGCTCGCTTTTCGGGAGGGTGAGCGTGGTGAAGGAGATCCCCGAAGGCCGGTTCGAGGTGGCCGGGGACCTCACCAGCAGTGCCCCGGCCTACGTCGCGGCGTTCATCGAGCTGTTCGCCGAAGGCGCGTGCAGAAGCGGCGGGATCGGGCGCGAGGAAGCGGTCGAGCTCGCGACGGAGACGCTCTTCGCCACCGCCGGGCTGATGGAGGCCCAAAAGCTTGACGCGGCCACTCTGGTGAGCAAGGTGGCCACGCCGGGCGGTATCACTGAGCAGGGCGTCGATGTGCTCGAAGCGGAGATGCCCCACGTCATTGACCGGCTGTTCCGCGAGACCGGGGAGCGGCACGAGCGGGCCAAGGAAGCCGTCCGCAGGCAGTTCGACGCCTGACCTCGTGGCATGGCCACATGTTCGACAAACTTTATTAGTCCCTT
Protein-coding regions in this window:
- a CDS encoding pyrroline-5-carboxylate reductase family protein, with amino-acid sequence MKVGFIGYGNMGSTMVRSFLSSGALAPSQAIVASRRKEARDEIRGSFPGIEATDSNKHAARESDVLLLSVRSDEVRAVLDEIAGDLRPDAHVISVNDGVTLKDIGSIFSGKATKVMPPITMEVGRGVTLVCHNDKVREPDKAAVRSLFGRVSVVKEIPEGRFEVAGDLTSSAPAYVAAFIELFAEGACRSGGIGREEAVELATETLFATAGLMEAQKLDAATLVSKVATPGGITEQGVDVLEAEMPHVIDRLFRETGERHERAKEAVRRQFDA